DNA from Brachionichthys hirsutus isolate HB-005 chromosome 3, CSIRO-AGI_Bhir_v1, whole genome shotgun sequence:
CGACGGGGACAAAGACAAGTCACCGACGGGGACAAAGACAAGTCACCGGCGGGGACAAAGACAAGTCACCGACGGGGACAACGACAAGTCACCGACGGGGACAACGACAAGTCACCGACGGGGACAAAGACAAGTCACCGACGGGGACAAAGACAAGTCACCAGCAGGGACTTTTCATTTAACCATTTCCTTCAGTTCCGGACTTTTAAAAGGCGTGACTTTTAGGCGCTGTAGCGAAGCTAAGCTAACccactgatcactgatcaatactATCGGCATCGTATCGGGGCTATGAACCCCAGATGGTCTTACGTCGTCTGAGGCGCGCAGGAGCGTCGACAGCGCGTGTTTGAGCAGAACCGTGAGGCCGACCCAACCCAGAACCTGCAggacctgaggaggaggaggaagaggaggagtcaacacacacacacacacacgcacacgcacacgcacacacacgcacgcacacacacacgccgagtCCAACGATGAGACGGGAGATTCCACAAACCCATGTGAGGATCCCCGGTTTGAAGACTCGAGGGAATCGAACCCTCGACGCGACGAcggcctggaggaggaagaaaggaaactCAGAACCGGCGCCGCTCGACCGGATCGGTTCCGGACGGGAGGCCGGCTTACCCAGATGGAGACGAGCGAGGAGGCGTAGAAGGACGTGAGCAGCATGGCGTTCCCGAACATCAGGACGAAGCAGACGGCGAGGGcgacctgcagaggaagaggaggaagaggaagaggaagaggaggaagaggaagaggaggagccgagTCTGCCAGCGTCATTAAAGCCAACGCCAGGAACGCGCTCGGCGGCGTCCTCGATCGGCTGCACCAATCACCCGAGTCAATAATCCCACGATGAAGAGCAAACGGCTGCAACGGGGGGGGATCCCCCACCGGGGGGGGGATCccccaccgggggggggggggggggggggacgagagCAGAATagatagaacacaaaaaataaacgtGATGAAGGTTCCGCGGGACGAACGCAGGAACCCTGGAGAGAAAGGACACGCTAACAGGTGGAGCGCTGCAGGGCACGGAGGACACGCCCacgcctgcctgtgtgtgtgtgtgtgtgtgtggggggggggcgcttcctTCCTCACGCTGAGCTCTAaattagccccgcccacacaaAGAGCCTCGTCCTTATGAGTGGAGGCCAGAGCCCCGGCTAACGGGCCGGAGgagcgcgcacacgcacacgcacacgcacacgcacgcacacacacacacacacacacacacagatctacTGTCCAACCAAACCGTCCAGCGTCTCCTCTCTGCCAcgctgaaggacagagacattcccgtctcccgtctcggCGCCGGAACGCTCGGCCGGCGTACCATGTGAGTGAGCAGGATGGACTGCATCTTGGCGGCGCCGAGGTAACCCAGGATGTAAGACGCAAACAGGGACGCCacctggaagagagagagcctTCAACCCTTGCTGGTTCACGCACCATGGAGCTAAAGCTAGCGCTAAAGCTAGCGCTAAAGCCAGAGCTAAAGCTAGAGCTAAAGCCAGAGCTAAAGCTAGAGCTAAAGCTAGCGCCAAAGCTAGAGCTAAAGCCAGAGCTAAAGCCAGAGCTAAAGCCAGAGCTAAAGCCAGAGCTAAAGCTAGAGCTAAAGCTAGCGCCAAAGCTAGAGCTAAAGCCAGAGCTAAAGCCAGAGCTAAAGCTAGAGCTAAAGCCAGAGCTAAAGCCAGAGCTAAAGCTAGAGCTAAAGCTAGAGCTAAAGCTAGAGCTAAAGCTAGAGCTAAAGCTAGAGCTAAAGCTAGAGCTAAAGCCAGAGCTAAAGCTAGAGCTAAAGCCAGAGCTAAAGCCAGAGCTAAAGCTAGAGCTAAAGCTAGAGCTAAAGCTAGAGCTAAAGCTAGAGCTAAAGCTAGCGCCAAAGCTAGAGCTAAAGCCAGAGCTAAAGCCAGAGCTAAAGCTAGCGCCGCTACTCGTTCGGTCCGAGCGTTTGTTCCGACGCAGCAGACGGACAGAGGAAGAGTACCTGCTCTACacatcctccctcctcttcctctcacctgGGTCAGCAGCACAAACTGGGCGAACTGCCAGGGCAGCATGAAGCACAGGTTGGCGACGCCCAGGGCGACCATGGCGCCGCGGCTCGGGTTATGGTTTCTGGGGGGGGTGGACAAGACGGCGGGTTCTGTGTTCCGTCTGCAGAACGGGGAGGATCTGGACCGCGGCGGCGAAGACGGCGAGTTTACCGTAGGATGAAGGTGAGGAGGAGCATCTGCAGGACTAGAAACGGGTAGGCGAAGCTCTCCCTCAGGGGCGGAGTCCACATCACACGCGTGCTCTGACATCACGCGTGCaaaaagagagaagatgaaCAGACGGGAAAATCGAaggcgaggaagacgagcgttCCAGAAACAAgcggcgagtgtgtgtgtgcgtgtgtgtgtgtgtgtgtgagacgctgCAGTATTGATCCAGTCCCGACACCTCCTTGTAGTTCTGAAGCAGactggcgaggaggaggagctaaaccCCCGGAGAGCCGGCGCCGCACTCACCTCGCCGTGGTTGAAGAAGaaacacagcgtggtgacgacgccGCCCATCCGGCTGCCGCTGCacgggagaggaggaaggtcaTCACGAATCCGGCGGGGACAGGCGAAAGCctcggggggggcggggcttacctgAGGTAAGCGCCGTAGACGAAAAACAGGCTCATCATGGCACCGTTCAGCAGGAACACGCAGCTCACGTAGAAGTACGCCGGGTCGCCCATACCTGCCAGAgagggggggcggagtcaaCGGCGAGCAATGCGAGAGCAACGTCGGGTCGAGGGTCCCGCAGCGACGGCGCCGCGCCAGAAGCAGACGGGATTCTGGGTGAAAGCGGGAACGGCGACTTGTTCGCTGCGCGGGGTTTGCGTTAGCAGGCCGCTAACAGCGAGCCCGCGGCGCCTCGTCCCGCTAACGAGCCCGGCAGAACTGGAAAACAATCCGGCGAGCGAAAGGTCAGGCGGCCATTTCTGAAAGGTCAGAAGTGTTTTTCTCTCGGGGTACTAACGACGTAATCATGTCTGCTCGGCTGGAACCATTCCGCAGCTCGTCTCGCTGCCGATCGGCGCCGTAAGGTCAGGCCGTTGCTCCGGACCCGCCCCCGcctccccgccgccgccgccgccggagcgACGACAACTTGTTtcgccatttaaaaaaaaaaaatgcaatgaagTCTTATTGGTCGTCTCGGCTGCAAGCGAAGAACATTCCTCCAccgtttaaccccccccccccccccccccacgagggACGAAAGCCATGCAAGCCTGAGAAGAAAGaagtcacagtgtgtgtgtgtgcatcaccaTGGCGACGGGCCGCTACCTTCACAGCTGTCCACAGGGGTGAGTCCCTCGCCTCTGTTAATGGCCCAGCACATCTTAGTGGGAATCCCAAAGTATCCGGTTACGCCGGTGTACATCCGGTACCAGCTGGCCAGgaccacctggggggggggggggaggagcagcagggggggggggcagacagagagGATCTAAGCCCGTTTAAACACGACCTTTGTGTCCCATTATCTCTGTCGTCCTCCTGTGGGACAGAACACACAAGCGCTACTCGCTGCGCCACCATGTCGCCCCCCACAGGATGAAATAACCGCAGGCGGCGTTACCTCGGGGTAGAGGTTGAATCTCTTCAGCGTGTTGATGACCAGCGGGTACTCCGTCACCCGGTCGTTCATGACGGCGTGCAGGCCGTCCAGGAAGGACGGCGCCTCGATGATGGTCTTGTAGTAGGAATAGTACAGACCCTGGAAAGCGAAGAAGTCgtggtgaggaagacgagcggcGAGAAACTCCACAACGTGACAAGTCGCGCTTCGGCCGAAACATCTGCCGCTGCAGCAACACGTGCACGTTGCTGCGCACGGCTCCTCCAGACGCCACAGAGGTCTGGCACATTCACAATACCCAGAATGCCGTGGGAGGCCTCGGCGGGCGCGCAGACGAACCGGGTCAGACTACAGTCGGATTACGCTTCAGCGCGAGGATATCGATTTTAAACTCAAGTCTGAACGGCTCCAATTCAAGCTGGGATTGTGCaacttcacacacacgcacgcacacacacgcacacacacacacacgcacacacacacacgcacacacacacacacgcacacacacacacacacacacacacacagcagagtccATATTTGCTTTAATTGTCAAACAGAAATGCAAGTCTGCGCTCACGCTGCCAGAAACCCGCCGGGACCTCATTTCCAGACGCAACGCCTTTGAAGATGACGCACGAACCGCTTTCATTAAATCCGGGGCGGATCCAGGAATGGGACGGAGCCATTATTTATGTTCAGGATTTTTAGCATCCAAAATTATAGAAAATAACTGAGCGCAGCTGTAAAATCCAGAACGAGCCTGGAAGGTCTTCTTGTAGCCGGTTTCACACGGAAACTCGTGCGCGAATGTTTTCACCACTAACCATCTCCGTCCGGAACGCCATTTCCTTCTCCAGCGTCGACAGGTGGGAAAAGTGTCTGTCATTCTCAAAGAGCTGGGAGAGATGGTGCCTGGAGGAGAAAGACGTGAGGCGGGAGCTGCGTCCGGGATGgggtggatggagggatgatggaggggtggagggatggaaggagggatgatggagggatggatggagggatgatacTCACCAGTGGAGGAAGCCTGTCAGAGCAGCTGCGGGCAGAGGAGCGTTAGCCGCGGTTAGGATTCAATGCTACTTCAGAGAACAAGTTTCAAACACGGATAAAAGGAGTGGCCGCTGGGGGAGAAACTCTGGAGCggaaaatgacagaaatattCGCCTAAACTTTGCCATAAATCCCGTTTAGGCGCGCAGCCGGCGCCACGTTAGCGAAAGAGGAACACGGACAGACATGACGGGGGGCTTCAATCAGCAGCTAGCGCTGGAACTAGCGCTGGAGCTAGCGCCGGAGCTAGCGTCGACGCGCGCTAACGTTAGCCGCCCGATGAGCGGCGGAGATAACTTCTCCCGCTAGCTCCGAGCTAACGCAACGCTAGCGCCCGTTAGCTCGGAGCTAGCAGGGAGAAGCTAACGCGCCCAACTCACCGAGGAGAAgagtggcggcggcggcgggcgtcAGCCCGAGCTTGTGCCTGAAGCCCGACAGCCCGTTCGGGTGGCCGCCGCCCGGGGCTCTGCCCTCCCTGCCCGCTCGCCTGGCGGTACTCTTGCCGTGCGGAGACACGAGCGGACTCTTGTCGCGGTCGGTCTGGGTCGCCGGACTCTTCCCGCTCTGCTTTCGGTTTTTAGCCACCATTATGCTCCGGGAAGAGGCAGCGGGGAGCCGTTGTGCGGGCCGAGCAGCTCCACGGTCGCCCGTATCTGGTCtcttatctgccccccccctttactACCTGAGTGATGCTTTTCACTCGCTGGAAGACGCTCGTGGAAAGATGAGCAGGccgcgccccctgctgggcgcTTGTCGCCACCACAAGCAGCTTCATCTCGTCGCCATGGAGACGACGAGCGTTTCTCATTTTCTCAAAGTTCCCATTTTCAGTGTTTGCGCTACTTTTATCCGCTCCTAAAATCAATAAA
Protein-coding regions in this window:
- the dpy19l1l gene encoding dpy-19-like 1, like: MVAKNRKQSGKSPATQTDRDKSPLVSPHGKSTARRAGREGRAPGGGHPNGLSGFRHKLGLTPAAAATLLLAALTGFLHWHHLSQLFENDRHFSHLSTLEKEMAFRTEMGLYYSYYKTIIEAPSFLDGLHAVMNDRVTEYPLVINTLKRFNLYPEVVLASWYRMYTGVTGYFGIPTKMCWAINRGEGLTPVDSCEGMGDPAYFYVSCVFLLNGAMMSLFFVYGAYLSGSRMGGVVTTLCFFFNHGESTRVMWTPPLRESFAYPFLVLQMLLLTFILRNHNPSRGAMVALGVANLCFMLPWQFAQFVLLTQVASLFASYILGYLGAAKMQSILLTHMVALAVCFVLMFGNAMLLTSFYASSLVSIWAVVASRVRFPRVFKPGILTWVLQVLGWVGLTVLLKHALSTLLRASDDAHISGLIRSKFSSYKDFHTLMYTCAAEFDFLEQETPVRYLKTLLLPINLLVVAFIAGRTVQDVVRFLRDGVQIDDDEAAGSETIGKAELVYHGLQLVAFAVLAVLIMRLKLFLTPHMCIMASLVCSKQLFGWIGERSKHRAAVLALVAAMAVQGVANLQVQWANIGEFSNLPQEELLDWIQENAPPDAVFAGAMPTMASVKLSTGRPIVNHPHYEDAGLRERTKQVYSMYSRMSGDAVRRSLMKLGVDFFVLEDSWCTRRTRPGCSMPEIWDVEDPQNVGKIPLCTQMSRNSRPHFTTVFSNDIYKVLKVPKAGKVLR